The genomic interval ATCGATTTTAAAGCCAACGTTTCATAGGTTTTAAGCAGTTTGCTATTTTCAATTAAAATTGCTTGTTTTGCTTTGTTTACGTATAATTTGTAATAAGACTGAGAAACGGAAACCATTAATTTTCGTTTGGCAATTACTACATCTTCATATTTGGTGTCTGCCAAAGAACTTGCATAATTTTCGCGAGAAGTAATTGTTCCAAACCAAGGCAACATTTGTTTTGCTGATACTTTAAAACGCTGTGTTCCTGTTCTAGTTTCTGGTTCTAACACAAAATAACCTGCACTAAATTCGGTATTTGGTAATGTGTTTACTTCGTTTACCTTTTCTGAAGCAATATGATATTGTAACTCGAATTTCTGAATTTCAGGACTATTTTCTAAAGCTTCCTTAATATAGGTTTCTAGTTCTTGACTTTGAACATTTAGAACAAAGAATAAAGAACCAAGAAGCAAGACTACTTTCTGTACGATATAATTATTATTTTTCATGATTTGTTTTTTAAAGTCTATTTTCTAAGCTCTTTTCTCTTTATTCTCTTCAATTTCATCTCTTCTCTCCAGCTATATAAAACGGGCACAATAAAATAAGAAGTGATATCAATTACCATTCCTCCAAATATTGGAATTGCCATCGGAATCATAATATCGCTTCCTTTTCCTGTGGATGTTAAAACAGGTAACAAGGCTAAAATGGTAGTTACTGTTGTCATTAAACACGGGCGAATTCGTTTTTTAGCAGCTTCTAAGGCCGAAGCTCTAATGCTCATTTTATCCGAAGGTTTTTCACGATCAAAAGTTTGTGTAAGATAGGTTGCCATAACAACACCATCATCTGTTGCAATTCCGAATAAGGCTATAAAACCAACCCAAACAGCTACACTTAAATTGATAGTTTTCATATTGAAAAGGTCTCGCATATTCTCCCCAAAGAAACTAAAATTAAAAAACCAATCTTGACCGTATAACCAAATCATAATAAAACCACCCGCAAATGCTACTGCAATTCCGGTAAACACCATTAATGAAGTAGTCACTGATTTAAACTGAAAGTACAGGATTAAAAAGATGATAGCCAACGCCAAAGGAACTACTATAGCTAATGTTTTTTCTGCACGTAATTGATTTTCATACGTTCCTGTGAACTTATAACTGATTCCTTTAGGAACAATTAATTCTCCTGAATCCATTTTCTGTTGAAATAACGCTTGTGCATTTTCTACCACAGCTACTTCTGCAAAACCATCTATTTTATCAAACAATACATAACCAACTAAAAAGGTGTCTTCACTTTTTATTACCTGCGGACCTTGTTCATAACGAATCGTTGCCAACTCACTTAAAGGCACAGGACTCCCTTTTTCTACAGGAATATAAATGTCTTTAATGTCTTCTGGATTGCCACGTAATTCTCTTGGGTAACGTACACGAACTCCATATCGTTCTCGCCCTTCCACAGTTTGTGTTAAGGACATACCACCAATAGCAACCTTTAACACACTCTGTACATCTTCGATTGAAATTCCATAACGTGCTATTTTTTCTCTATCAATATCAATCAATAAATAAGGTTTACCAACAATTCTATCGGCAAAAACAGCTTCTACTTTAACACCTTCCGCTTGTTTTAAAAGACTTTCTAGCTCTAATCCAAAAGCTTCAATTTGTTTTAAATCTTGCCCTTTTACTTTAATTCCCATAGGTGCTCGCATCCCTGTTTGAAGCATCACTAAGCGGGTTTCTATAGGTTGTAATTTAGGTGCAGATGTAACGCCTGGTAATTTGGTGACTTTTATGATTTCTTTCCAAATATCATCTGGACTCTTAATTTCTGGTCGCCAGTTTCGGTAGAATTCTCCGTCGCTGTCTTCGATAAGTTGGTTTGCTTTAATTGATGTGCCTGAAGTAATGAAACGTTTTGTTTTGTTAGCATGACCTTTATGAGATTCCTCGTCGCTCGTTCTTTGCGCTGTCGGAATGACATTCGTTTTCAATTCAAACAAACCATCCTCATTTACTTTATAACGTTGTCTTTTTCCTTCGGAGTTACGCATGTATTCAGTTTTGTATTGAATCATGTTTTCGTACATCGATAAAGGTGCTGGATCTAAAGCAGATTCTGTTCTACCAGCCTTTCCAACCACTGTTTCAATTTCTGGAATGGTAGCAACTGCCATATCTAATTGCTGTAACACACGTTTGTTTTCTTCCACTCCAGAATGTGGTAACGATGTTGGCATCAGTAGAAAAGATCCTTCATTTAAAGAAGGCATAAATTCTTTTCCGGTGTTGCTCATAATCCAAAATCCAGAAACAAGAACTGTAATTGGAACCATTAAAAACAACATTTTATTCGCTAAAGCCCATTGTAAAATTTGTCCGTAATATTTTCTAAAAATAGAAAACAGTCCTAAAATTCCGAAGCAAATAATAGCAACAAAAACCAAGTTGATTAAAATACTACGATTAAAACCTAAAGGTCTCCAATATTCAGCCAATAAAAATACAATAGCTACCGAAGAAATAATAATATTTACAAGGTTTACTTTTTTACTATCTAGTTTTCCTAAAATACCTAATAAGCCCGAAATTCCGAAAGCAACTACAATAGCACCCAACCAATAACCGCTTACTATAATCGACAGTCCTACAATAATGATAGCACCGTTTAAGAAATGTCTAAACGATTTTTTTAGCGTTGTTTTACGGAATAAAAAAGCCGCTAAAGGAGGAATTATAAACAAAGCAATCACTAAAGAAGCAGATAATGCCATTGTTTTTGTAAAAGCCAAAGGTCTAAACAACTTTCCTTCTGCACCAATCATTGTGAATACAGGAACAAAACTAATAATGGTTGTTAAAACGGCTGTTAATATGGCTCCGGAAACTTCCGCGGTAGCGTTATAAATAATTTCGTTTATGGAAAGTTTGTTGTTTTGATGAGATTCCTCGTCGCTCGTGCCTTGCGCTGTCGGAAGGACATTTTCACTCTTCACTTTCTCCTCATCAAGATGACGAATCATATTTTCGGCGAGTATGACGCCTACATCTACCATGGTTCC from Polaribacter sejongensis carries:
- a CDS encoding efflux RND transporter permease subunit, with the protein product MLNKSIKFLIENKLVAVLLLVLFVGWGTVNAPFNWNTGFLPSDPVAVDAIPDIGENQQIVFTKWDGRSPQDIEDQITYPLTTSLLGIPGVKTIRSSSMFGFSSIYIIFEEDIEFYWSRSRILEKLNSLPSGLLPEGVNPALGPDATGLGQIYWYTLEGRDKDGNVTGGWDLQELRSIQDYYVKYALSSASGVSEVASIGGYVQEYQVDVNPELMRQYNIGLSEVVKAVKSSNQDIGAQTLEINQAEYLVRGLGYIKSVADIENAVVTSKDFTSIKIKDIGKVSLGPAARRGLLDKEGAEVVGGVVVARYGANPMEVITNVKEKIAELKGGLPTKVLADGRTSQLTVVPFYDRSELIVETLDTLTEALTLEILITILVIIIMVFNLRASILISGLLPVAILMVFVAMKLFNVDANIVALSGIAIAIGTMVDVGVILAENMIRHLDEEKVKSENVLPTAQGTSDEESHQNNKLSINEIIYNATAEVSGAILTAVLTTIISFVPVFTMIGAEGKLFRPLAFTKTMALSASLVIALFIIPPLAAFLFRKTTLKKSFRHFLNGAIIIVGLSIIVSGYWLGAIVVAFGISGLLGILGKLDSKKVNLVNIIISSVAIVFLLAEYWRPLGFNRSILINLVFVAIICFGILGLFSIFRKYYGQILQWALANKMLFLMVPITVLVSGFWIMSNTGKEFMPSLNEGSFLLMPTSLPHSGVEENKRVLQQLDMAVATIPEIETVVGKAGRTESALDPAPLSMYENMIQYKTEYMRNSEGKRQRYKVNEDGLFELKTNVIPTAQRTSDEESHKGHANKTKRFITSGTSIKANQLIEDSDGEFYRNWRPEIKSPDDIWKEIIKVTKLPGVTSAPKLQPIETRLVMLQTGMRAPMGIKVKGQDLKQIEAFGLELESLLKQAEGVKVEAVFADRIVGKPYLLIDIDREKIARYGISIEDVQSVLKVAIGGMSLTQTVEGRERYGVRVRYPRELRGNPEDIKDIYIPVEKGSPVPLSELATIRYEQGPQVIKSEDTFLVGYVLFDKIDGFAEVAVVENAQALFQQKMDSGELIVPKGISYKFTGTYENQLRAEKTLAIVVPLALAIIFLILYFQFKSVTTSLMVFTGIAVAFAGGFIMIWLYGQDWFFNFSFFGENMRDLFNMKTINLSVAVWVGFIALFGIATDDGVVMATYLTQTFDREKPSDKMSIRASALEAAKKRIRPCLMTTVTTILALLPVLTSTGKGSDIMIPMAIPIFGGMVIDITSYFIVPVLYSWREEMKLKRIKRKELRK